In Thermomonas carbonis, a single genomic region encodes these proteins:
- a CDS encoding TonB family protein, whose product MKDFRNLLLALMSIATANTFAADPLPQPVRAIGVVGADATAVIRVCADKQGRPYDISMVQSSGDKKMDRAVFQAAKRWKFPPVRADGTERPECEDVPVSMKVN is encoded by the coding sequence ATGAAAGACTTCCGCAACTTGTTATTGGCACTCATGAGCATCGCAACAGCGAATACGTTCGCCGCTGACCCTTTGCCGCAGCCAGTACGAGCAATCGGAGTGGTCGGCGCTGACGCAACCGCAGTAATCCGGGTCTGCGCTGACAAGCAAGGGCGTCCATATGACATCTCAATGGTCCAGTCGAGCGGCGACAAGAAGATGGATCGCGCCGTTTTCCAAGCCGCGAAACGTTGGAAGTTCCCTCCCGTCAGAGCAGATGGCACGGAACGACCTGAGTGTGAGGACGTGCCCGTGTCCATGAAGGTCAACTAG
- a CDS encoding tetratricopeptide repeat protein → MPKAANRSGLTQALAPMTSRATERPPDYSLNISAYSDADDLFHCGRYKEALALFRNSADADPEDGDCWIAIGSCHDALKQPARAEAAYRKAMTLCEPEWHPALHFNMGNSCFDRGMYALAIQHYLRVPRGHKAWPDAERNRKLALMQQAGR, encoded by the coding sequence ATGCCCAAGGCCGCAAATCGGTCCGGCTTAACTCAGGCGTTAGCGCCCATGACAAGCCGCGCAACTGAAAGACCACCGGACTATTCACTGAACATCTCCGCTTACTCGGACGCGGACGACCTATTTCATTGCGGCCGCTACAAGGAAGCGCTCGCGCTATTCAGGAACTCAGCGGATGCAGACCCGGAAGACGGGGACTGCTGGATCGCCATCGGCAGTTGCCATGACGCATTGAAACAACCCGCCAGAGCAGAGGCGGCGTATCGCAAAGCGATGACGTTGTGTGAACCGGAGTGGCACCCCGCCCTGCATTTCAATATGGGCAACTCGTGCTTTGACCGCGGGATGTACGCTCTAGCGATCCAGCACTACTTGCGCGTGCCTCGCGGACACAAGGCCTGGCCGGACGCCGAGCGCAATCGTAAACTGGCATTAATGCAACAGGCTGGGCGCTAA
- a CDS encoding type II toxin-antitoxin system RelE/ParE family toxin produces MKSKPVIPRKQADADIQEAFDHYLTEAGSEIALSFADALETAIAHISRHPAAGSPRYAHELNLPGLRHWSVKGFPYLIFYVEQTQHIDVWRLLQSQRDIPAWMHDHE; encoded by the coding sequence GTGAAATCAAAGCCTGTAATCCCGCGCAAGCAGGCAGACGCCGATATTCAAGAGGCGTTTGACCACTACCTTACGGAAGCTGGATCTGAGATAGCGCTTTCATTTGCGGATGCACTGGAAACTGCAATAGCGCACATTAGCCGCCACCCAGCGGCTGGATCACCTCGGTACGCTCACGAGCTGAACCTTCCTGGTCTGAGGCATTGGTCAGTCAAGGGCTTTCCGTACTTGATTTTTTATGTCGAGCAAACGCAGCACATAGATGTCTGGCGTCTTTTGCAATCGCAGCGCGACATACCAGCTTGGATGCATGATCACGAGTAA
- a CDS encoding type II toxin-antitoxin system ParD family antitoxin, translated as MSTMNISLPETLKSFVDKQVSQGGYGTSSEYVRELIRKDQDRLRLRNLLLAGAESELGATPFSSNYFDSLRLRVSRPKKR; from the coding sequence ATGAGCACAATGAATATCTCTTTGCCAGAAACGTTGAAGTCCTTCGTCGACAAGCAAGTGTCGCAAGGTGGCTATGGCACTAGCAGCGAATATGTCCGAGAACTGATCCGCAAGGATCAAGATAGGCTGCGACTTCGCAACCTACTGCTTGCCGGTGCTGAGTCGGAGCTTGGAGCGACGCCGTTCTCCTCTAACTACTTTGATAGTTTGCGCCTGCGCGTAAGTAGGCCAAAGAAGCGGTGA